A segment of the Candidatus Methylarchaceae archaeon HK02M2 genome:
GCTGCATGGTTGAATATGAAGAATGTTAAATGGTTGGGGATTAAATCCCTACCGGAATGCCTGCTGTCTAATGGATAAAAATACATGAATTCATCCCTTATTCTCTTAAGAGATTCGGTATCAATCTTGGTTGTTTTTCCAACTTCTTTTGCATTACCCTTACTCAAAAATACATAATCGAAGAAATCGTCTGTTAACTGATCTGGATTAATATCATACAAACTGATATACTTTGAAATTGTGTAGTAAGCCATGTATATTACAGAATCCGACAGGCTCTCTATGATCCACTCCTTATCCCAAGGTAGTCTCGTACCCAATCCTGATTTCCTTGCACATGCCTTTTGCCTTAACCACCTTGTAGTGTATTTGAATTCTGGTATAAGATCTTCTGGCACTATACTCATATTTTCTAGACAATCTTCAGCAAGATCTTTCCAAGATTCATCACCATAATTTATGAACCATTGATTTTCAAAGATCTTCACAATACATTCTGTTCCACATCTACACTTGATTGGCCTGTTGAGAATCTCGTAAAAAATTTCGCCTTTATTTGATTTGAGAATATCTTCTTTAACTCTTTCTTTCGCGATAGCAACTGGCAATCCTGCATAGTCTAGGGTGTTGGTTTTCATCAGACCAGAGTGGAACTCTCTGCTGTAAACCTCTTCTGTAGCTTCCTCGAGCTTTGGGTGGTCTTGGCTATTTATCCCCATCTTTTTGATAACGTCAAAAGCTGGAAGATCGGAATAACCTTCAAGTTCTATTATTGAGATAGGTGAAATAGAATCTAATAACTTTAAATCAATATCATATAATGCCAATTCTTCAACTCTTTTTTTAAGGTCTTCTAATGCTTGATAATCATAAGGTGCATGTCCAGGGACAGACATGACAACCCCTGTCGCATTCTTTGGATCAACAAAAGATGCAGGCAATATTGGAACCTTTAGTCCTGTAAGGGGGTTCTCGCCCCACTTACCTATCAGTTCGCTCCCTCTTACAACCTCGATCTCTTCAACTTTGATTTTAAGGTAAAGCATCTTTTTTAAACATTCTTTGCTTACTATCCAATCTTCGCCATCTATTCTAATCTTGACATATTCAGCATTAGGGTTAAGCCAAATGTTGGTAACACCGAATACAGTCTCAGGTCTCAAAGTAGCGGCTGGAAGGATGTATCCGTTTAGAAGGAATTTTATGATTACGAATTCTCCTATCTCAGGCTCTACGTCACCAATAGTATCATGTTGACCGACTGGATTACCGCATTTAGGGCACCATCCTACGGGATGGCTACCTTGAACTATGAAGCCTTTTTCATATAGTTTTTTGAACTGCCATTCAATAAATCGGCTATATTGCGGATCTATTGTTGTGAACTCTCTGCGCCAATCGATAGAATACCCAATCTCCCTCATACCCTGCTTTATCTCTTCGTGGAAGTATCTTGCAATCTTTAAAGGATCCTTGAACTCTTTTATCTTCTCGATGGGGACTCTGTATATTTTTGTAAATGTTTCTATTAACTCATTGTCTCCCTCAGCCAACCTCTTCGACATAGCCAATATTGGAGTTCCTGTATAATGAAAGGCCATAGGAAGCAAAACATTTTTCCCACACATCCTCATATACCTTGCATGGACATCTGCAAGAGTGTAAGTACGGCCGTGCCCTATATGTTGGGGGGAATTGGGATATGGATAAGCCACTGTCAAAAAATATTTGTCCTTTTTTAAATCGATATCAGCCTCGAATATATGAGATTCTTCCCATATTTTTCTCCATTTCTCTTGTATAATTGTCCAATCAAGTACCATTTACTACACCTAACTTATTGCGAGGATTATCCATTATTGCTGTGTTCTCTTAATGCCTCTTTTATATATGAAAATAAAGTAGATTCTACATCTTTAGCCTTATTGATTAGGGGTCCACCACCTCTTCCGAATCTCATATCTCCCCCTCCTGAACCTCCTATGGTACTAGAAATCCGTCGAGCCAACTCTCTTGCCTTCAACCCCTTTTCTTGGGCGTTTTTACCACAGAATACTATCACCTTAGCAACTTTGCCTTCTATTACTGTTGCACAATAGATCAATGATGGATTAATCTTGATACATTGTTCACCTACCATTATCTGATATTCTTCGCCCAGATCATGATCTAACTCATAGTAGACTTCGATATCAGAAATTTTAACTGCTTTATCCATTATTTGGGGTTTTGATAATTCAGCAATCTTTTTCAGCATTATCTTTTGTTTTTTCATAACACTTTCACGATCCATCATAAGTTTATTTACAGAAGCAACGATCTTATCTTGTGGAGTGCATATGTAGTGAGATATTTTAGATATGATATCTTCTTGAAGTTGAATAAATTTTATTGCTGGTTCACCTGCAAGGAACTCAAGCCGTTCGACACCATCTTGAATACGTTCGACCTTGATTATCTTTATCAAACCAATATCCCCAGTCCTTAAACAATGAGTGCCACCACACGCCTCAATGTCCCAATCTCCTATCTTAATGACCCTGATCTCTTTTCCAGGAACGACCCCTCCTTGATATAAACGGAAACCATACTTCCTCTCAGCGTCATTTCTTTGAAGATACAATACTTCGACGGGAATATTCGAGCGAACGATCATGTTGGCCTTGTTTTCGATATCGATTACTTCTTCCCTAGTTAGATGAGCATAATGAGTAATGTCGAGCCTACTCTTATCGATATCTTTTTGTGCACCCGCCTGCCAGACATGCTCTCCTAAGGTATAGCGGGCAGCACCGTTAAGGATATGAGTTGCTGTATGATGGATCATCAAAGCTCTCCTCCGTTTGGCATCAACTATGCCCTTGATTTTAGCACCTTTAGTTGGTAAAGCTCCTTTTATCTTATGAAGTGATATAGACCCTACCTTAACAATGTCTATAACCTTGGATTTTTTTCCATCCCATATAATTGAACCGCGATCGCCTAACTGCCCTCCTCCTTCTGAGTAAAATGCAGTTCTATCGAGAATTACGAAGTTCTCATCCACTTTTAGAACATTGGCTTCAAACTCAAATTGATTCACATCTTTATAATATAATAGTTCAGTATCTGGAAGATTATCGATCCTATCCATAAGCCCTTGCTTTCCATCTCGAGGTCTCATCAATTCAGATTCCGACTTTTTCCTCACCAAAGTGGAGAAGAAATCTGATGGTATCTCTACTTTCACTCCTAAATCTTTTGAAAGTTCAGATACTTGTTGAGGATGGAGTCCGTGGGATTCGTATAACTCTTGCAAAATATCTATAGGGACCGTTGATCTGCCCTTAGATTTCAAAGTCTTGAGTTTCTTCTTAGCTCCACTATACTCCCTCTCTAAAGTCTTTACATATTTCTTTATTTCAACATCAGCCAATTTTATAATTTCATCCCTCATTTCCATAATATGAGGAAATTGAGGCGACGAATGCTTTATCTGCATCTCGATGATATCAAAAAACATATTCTGAGCATCATATAATGAGAGTAACCTATAGGCACGCCTTGCTAGCATCCTAGCAAGGTATCCAGCTTTAACATTCGAGGGAACTACACCCTCTGCAAGCATAAAAACGAGAGCCTTGGTATGGTCAAGTATTGAAGTCACTTTTTCAAAAGGCATTATCATTCTCTTTAATTCTTCAACCTCCATCCCTAACCGCTCCGCTACTAACCCCCTTGCTTTGAAGGCACCCGATAACTTGCTCGCTTCTAAGAGAACCTTTTCATCGATTTTTCCACCTATTAAATTTAAAGTCTTATCAAGAATGTTCCCAAAGATTACATGAAAAGCTGTAGGGGTACCCATAGATAACCAAGCCCAACGCTCTATACCATATCCCGTATCTACAGTCTTCACAGGTAAAGGAATCAGATTCCCATTCTCTACTCTGTAATACATAAAGACTAAAGTTGAGATCTCTAACCCCATTACATTGGGTTCGAGATCTGGGCCTGCATTTCCTCCTCCTGACCAAAAATGCTCCTTATAGGTTACTAGATCGCTTGCTACCCCTAATTTCTCAGTAAGTAATTCATGGTGGTACCTTATCGTATCATCTTTCCAATATGTGAATTTGTTTGGATAATTAAAGGCATGAGCGCCACCCATCTCAAATATTGTTAGATGACGTCCAAAATTAAGGCCAACATTATCTATATCCTCAAACCTTAGGCATGGCTGGCTTACTACTAACGGATTTGCAGGAGGTGGCATCTCCCCATTCGTAACGTAAGGTTGGAAGTCTACTATGCTGGCTATCGTGACAAGCAGATCATCTCGCCATCTCGCTACAACTGGGTAGGGATTTATCACAGTATGTGAATTATCCTGAAAAAACTTAAGAAAGATATTTCTCATTTTATCTAAATCAGCCCTTACCTTTGCAGGAGATTTGCCGATAAACTCATTTTCAACACATGGGAACTCCATACATAAATCCAGATCATGACGCTGAGTCCAGAAGAAAGAATCACATGCATTACACTTTTTCCTAATGAAGTCGTTCTCTCTCATGAACTCTATATCGAACTCATCGCTTTTTAGCGGCATCTTGTAGTTATGAGTCAGTTAGGGCTTACTTAAAAATTTCAAGTATTGATCGAGATTTTTAAAATGAAATCTTATCTCAAAAAAGATATGTATAAATACTAAAAAATTAGCTGTATAATGTTCAGTGGTACAAATGGAGTATGTCTACGCAGCTTTATTACTTCATAAATTGGGAAAGGAGATAAACGAAGAAAACATAAAGAATGTCGTAAAAGCAACTGGTGTCGAACCTGATGAAATCAAAGCGAAAGCCTTGATTTCAGCTTTGAGCGAGATAAATATTGAAGATGCTTTGAAAGGTGCTCCGACTACTATAGTCTCCCCAGCTACTACAACCCCTGTAGAGGCTACTGAAGAAAAAAAGAAGCCAGAGAAGAAGGAAGAAGAAAAAGAAAAGGAAGAAGAGAAGAAGGAAGAAGAGAGCCTAGAAGGTCTATCAGCACTCTTTGGCTAGATCCAAGACTTTTTAATTTATTTAGATTCGTCTGGATGGGTGTACCCCTTCCCCTCTAATTCTTTATACAAAAACATTGCTTTTTCGCTGCCCTTTGAAAGAAGAATACTAATCGCGTCTTTACCAAAGTAGCCCGATTTCATTGCTAATAACATAACTTGATTGTTACCTTTCACTAAAAGATCGACAATCACATCTTTGCTCATATAACTTGCAGAAATTGCTAACGTTCTTGCCTCAAATTCAAATTTGCTTATAATAAGAGGTAAAGTCTCTTTTGTTAGGTAAGATGCTGCTATAGCTATTGTATTGACGTTGTGATAGGCCTCTTGTATCTTTCTTCGATGTTCGTCAAGATCAAGCTTTATGTCTTTCTCATATAACATTAGGCCATCATACCATGAAGCATATAGTGAAAGTCCCGCTCTTATGGGCTTCACCCCTAACCTTGATAATAAACTAGCCAATTTTGGTGAAATGGCTTCTCCTTTTTTAATTGCCACGGTATCTTTCAATACCCATATACTGCCAGAATCTATCTTTGCAGGTACTTTCGCCTCCTTGAACTCGCTTAAAACAGGACCTGGAGGAATACCAGTATTTCCTGCAGGTATCATTATATCATCAGTCGCTATATCGCCAGGTCTTGCCTGCAAGTTGACCCTATTTTTCTCAAACATTATATCCAGTTGAAAAGGGTCTATATCCGTGAAAATCAAAGCGCTTTGACCTTTGAGTTCTTCAGTAAATTTTTTAGTTAAGTTCTCTTTTTCAAGAGCTATTGAAGCTATCTTGTTTTTTACTACTAATATCTCCATCTCATTTCTGAATTTTTTCCTTAACTCCATAAGTTGAGCTGCCCTGATCTTGTAGAGACTTGAGATCGCAATACATTTGTACTTCTTTACGAGGGTCGCAACTTCCTGCATTATTCTTTTCTTTTTAACTCTACCGCTTCCTACCGCGACTTGCAACTATCACACCTCTATAGGAAGCTCAACAGTCGGACCCATCGTAAGTTTTACCTCAAGATTTTTAATATTTTTGGAGCCTAATGGAAGTTTCTTCATAACTGCACCTATAACAACCAAAGAATTTTCAGCAATCTTATCATCTTCCATCTTTTCATCACCAATCTTACATGTGATGCTGAGTTGATTTCTAGTTCTAATCCTCGTAGCAGAACGATATTTTGTAATCATTTCTTCTATTGGGGTATTAGGAAGAAAAGGGGAAGGCATTTTACCTTTGGGTCCAAGATAAGGTCCAAATATTTTACCTATATGTGGCATCAAAGGTGCTTCGGCCAAAAAGAACGTATATTTCTGAGAAATTTTCCTCACCTCTCTTTTTAAAGTAGCTAATTTATCGAGTTCATCACGCTCTATAACTCTGTCTGCACCACCTCTCTTCGCCTTTAAAGCCATTCCACTAGATGCAAATACACAAATGGTGGGGGGTCTTGTAAAAGTATGAGGCAAGAATATTCCCTCATTAATATTGAACTCTTTTTTCTTTGTATCTATGTTGTGGAGAGAAATGATCAACTCTAAGGATTGAATAAAATTCCTTTTTTTTGCGCTCTCCTTCGCTTTCTTTATCATCTCACTAGATTGTGACATAATCAATCACTAAGACTGTTTTATATGGCTGTAGATGCCTGATCATCTCTTTGTTATAAGGTTTATCAAAGCGAATTTATTCATTCATAAATAGGGAAAAAAAGGACCCACTAATGTTTATGTGAGCCCATTGTGTTATTTGTAAGCTATTTTTACTTCTTGCCTACTATGATTTCGATTGTAGAGACATTCCTCATGTCTTCGCCAGTACCTAGTACTTCTGTATCTATCGCGATGTCCTTTACTGTAAAAGCTTCGTTTCCTAACCTTTTAGTGACAATTTCTGCCACATCAACAGCTCTTGAAATAGCCATTCCTCGAGCCTTCAGGATTATTTGTTCGCTATTTGTGAGTTGGATCAAAGCAGATGTAGCATAGCTCATGACAGGCTTCTTTCCAACGTATATATGATTTGAAGGTGCCCTTCTCTCGGGGGCTTTCTCTTGGGTAGGTGTTTCTGCTGTTTCAGTAGATGTTTCTGTTGGTGTTTCAGCTTTATCTTCAGAGTTGCTTAGATATGCCATTTTAGATTCGCTCCAATGGAAGAAAGAAAGAGTTCTATATAAAAATTTACCGAATTTAACTATTTAATCAATCTATGAATTTACCGAATTTAACTATCTCTAACTATGTAGACTCCTCAATAACCTTATCCCAAGTCCCTTGACTGATCTCCTTTTGTATTTCTCTGGGGTTTTTATCTTCTACAGATACCCCCATACTTATACATGTCCCTACTACCTCTCTAATTATAGCCTTCAAATTCTTGCCATACGACTGTTGTTCTTTTGCCCTAGCTATATCTATCACTTGTTTAAAGCTTAAACTGCCGACAAAATCATCCTTTGGTGTGCCTGAACCTTTTTCAATTTCAGCCTCTTTAACTATCAAAGCAGCTGTAGTCGGAACACCAACCTCTACCTCAAAATCTTTCGTATCAATATCAACAGTTATTTTCACGGGGACCCTCATACCTGAATAATCTTTTGTTGCCTCGTTAATCTTATTGACTATCATCATTACATTCATACCATAAGGTCCAAGTGCAGGACCTAGTGGAGGACCTGCCGTTGCCTTCCCACCAACTATTAAAGCATTAACGACTTTTTTTTCACCCAAAGCTATCTCCTTTTATCTAAAGTTCTTTTTGTATTATTACCTATCGATAAGCCATTCTTAAAGAATTTGCTTATAAATATATACTGAAAACCAGACCTGATTTCCTATAAGAGTACAGATTAGATTTCTTCATTTTCCGAATGTGATAATATTTTTAGATAATTAACATCTATTGTTACAGGTAGCTGATATGGGACATCGAAAAGAATAATTGTTGCCTCTGATCTAGATACTTCTATTCGATTTATCTTCGCCTTCATCCCCTTGAAAGGACCTGCAATTATCTCGACAATATCGCCTATGGATAATTCGGAAATTATAGGCTTAATAATAAAGAATTTTTCAATATCTTCATGTTGTATCATACCTGGAACTTGACCTTTTACATGCTTCAGACCAGATACAGCCTCATTGACGACTTGTGCATTATCTGCCTCTAAGA
Coding sequences within it:
- a CDS encoding 50S ribosomal protein L1 — its product is MSQSSEMIKKAKESAKKRNFIQSLELIISLHNIDTKKKEFNINEGIFLPHTFTRPPTICVFASSGMALKAKRGGADRVIERDELDKLATLKREVRKISQKYTFFLAEAPLMPHIGKIFGPYLGPKGKMPSPFLPNTPIEEMITKYRSATRIRTRNQLSITCKIGDEKMEDDKIAENSLVVIGAVMKKLPLGSKNIKNLEVKLTMGPTVELPIEV
- the rplJ gene encoding 50S ribosomal protein L10; this translates as MQVAVGSGRVKKKRIMQEVATLVKKYKCIAISSLYKIRAAQLMELRKKFRNEMEILVVKNKIASIALEKENLTKKFTEELKGQSALIFTDIDPFQLDIMFEKNRVNLQARPGDIATDDIMIPAGNTGIPPGPVLSEFKEAKVPAKIDSGSIWVLKDTVAIKKGEAISPKLASLLSRLGVKPIRAGLSLYASWYDGLMLYEKDIKLDLDEHRRKIQEAYHNVNTIAIAASYLTKETLPLIISKFEFEARTLAISASYMSKDVIVDLLVKGNNQVMLLAMKSGYFGKDAISILLSKGSEKAMFLYKELEGKGYTHPDESK
- a CDS encoding transcription elongation factor Spt5, translating into MSEKSNCKIYAVKTTGGQEKIVAKLVTNRVSVRKLPICAIMVLDDIKGYILLEADNAQVVNEAVSGLKHVKGQVPGMIQHEDIEKFFIIKPIISELSIGDIVEIIAGPFKGMKAKINRIEVSRSEATIILFDVPYQLPVTIDVNYLKILSHSENEEI
- a CDS encoding DNA-binding protein, which translates into the protein MAYLSNSEDKAETPTETSTETAETPTQEKAPERRAPSNHIYVGKKPVMSYATSALIQLTNSEQIILKARGMAISRAVDVAEIVTKRLGNEAFTVKDIAIDTEVLGTGEDMRNVSTIEIIVGKK
- the leuS gene encoding leucine--tRNA ligase, with the translated sequence MVLDWTIIQEKWRKIWEESHIFEADIDLKKDKYFLTVAYPYPNSPQHIGHGRTYTLADVHARYMRMCGKNVLLPMAFHYTGTPILAMSKRLAEGDNELIETFTKIYRVPIEKIKEFKDPLKIARYFHEEIKQGMREIGYSIDWRREFTTIDPQYSRFIEWQFKKLYEKGFIVQGSHPVGWCPKCGNPVGQHDTIGDVEPEIGEFVIIKFLLNGYILPAATLRPETVFGVTNIWLNPNAEYVKIRIDGEDWIVSKECLKKMLYLKIKVEEIEVVRGSELIGKWGENPLTGLKVPILPASFVDPKNATGVVMSVPGHAPYDYQALEDLKKRVEELALYDIDLKLLDSISPISIIELEGYSDLPAFDVIKKMGINSQDHPKLEEATEEVYSREFHSGLMKTNTLDYAGLPVAIAKERVKEDILKSNKGEIFYEILNRPIKCRCGTECIVKIFENQWFINYGDESWKDLAEDCLENMSIVPEDLIPEFKYTTRWLRQKACARKSGLGTRLPWDKEWIIESLSDSVIYMAYYTISKYISLYDINPDQLTDDFFDYVFLSKGNAKEVGKTTKIDTESLKRIRDEFMYFYPLDSRHSGRDLIPNHLTFFIFNHAAIFPRDLWPKQIVINGSVLMEGKKMSKSFGNIIPLREAIRMYGADSSRLAILSTAELLQDADFSPTLAKSLHGRLERFYNFALEVISLKSDSKNVEFSTEDRWMITKLQRTIKSTTEAMEELRVREAINYALFELDRDLQWYLKRSPMVSSSKHRKEAMFRVLKILLDTKVRLLAPFIPYICEEIWEKMGKEGLVSIADWPIYDERKVDEKAEEIEEMIMRTLEDTSNIIKVTKITPKKIYYYTSAEWKWDVYLKVLEILHIGKLDIGGLMKRLTVDSNMKKIGKELYTFVQKIYDEVRKMPPDLRERRLKVKRIDESRALMNGSNFLEKEMDVKVQVYSEEDSKKFDPKARAKFAQPYRAAIYVS
- a CDS encoding 50S ribosomal protein L11, with translation MGEKKVVNALIVGGKATAGPPLGPALGPYGMNVMMIVNKINEATKDYSGMRVPVKITVDIDTKDFEVEVGVPTTAALIVKEAEIEKGSGTPKDDFVGSLSFKQVIDIARAKEQQSYGKNLKAIIREVVGTCISMGVSVEDKNPREIQKEISQGTWDKVIEEST
- the alaS gene encoding alanine--tRNA ligase; this encodes MPLKSDEFDIEFMRENDFIRKKCNACDSFFWTQRHDLDLCMEFPCVENEFIGKSPAKVRADLDKMRNIFLKFFQDNSHTVINPYPVVARWRDDLLVTIASIVDFQPYVTNGEMPPPANPLVVSQPCLRFEDIDNVGLNFGRHLTIFEMGGAHAFNYPNKFTYWKDDTIRYHHELLTEKLGVASDLVTYKEHFWSGGGNAGPDLEPNVMGLEISTLVFMYYRVENGNLIPLPVKTVDTGYGIERWAWLSMGTPTAFHVIFGNILDKTLNLIGGKIDEKVLLEASKLSGAFKARGLVAERLGMEVEELKRMIMPFEKVTSILDHTKALVFMLAEGVVPSNVKAGYLARMLARRAYRLLSLYDAQNMFFDIIEMQIKHSSPQFPHIMEMRDEIIKLADVEIKKYVKTLEREYSGAKKKLKTLKSKGRSTVPIDILQELYESHGLHPQQVSELSKDLGVKVEIPSDFFSTLVRKKSESELMRPRDGKQGLMDRIDNLPDTELLYYKDVNQFEFEANVLKVDENFVILDRTAFYSEGGGQLGDRGSIIWDGKKSKVIDIVKVGSISLHKIKGALPTKGAKIKGIVDAKRRRALMIHHTATHILNGAARYTLGEHVWQAGAQKDIDKSRLDITHYAHLTREEVIDIENKANMIVRSNIPVEVLYLQRNDAERKYGFRLYQGGVVPGKEIRVIKIGDWDIEACGGTHCLRTGDIGLIKIIKVERIQDGVERLEFLAGEPAIKFIQLQEDIISKISHYICTPQDKIVASVNKLMMDRESVMKKQKIMLKKIAELSKPQIMDKAVKISDIEVYYELDHDLGEEYQIMVGEQCIKINPSLIYCATVIEGKVAKVIVFCGKNAQEKGLKARELARRISSTIGGSGGGDMRFGRGGGPLINKAKDVESTLFSYIKEALREHSNNG
- the rpl12p gene encoding 50S ribosomal protein P1, which encodes MEYVYAALLLHKLGKEINEENIKNVVKATGVEPDEIKAKALISALSEINIEDALKGAPTTIVSPATTTPVEATEEKKKPEKKEEEKEKEEEKKEEESLEGLSALFG